The bacterium DNA segment CGTGAGTGGGGCTTCGATGACGTGCACCTCGTCCAGTTCTTTGAGGTCGCGGAGCGCTGCCACTAACCGATCCCGCACCGCCCCTTGCGGGATGGGACGCACGTTCACCAGGCCGATGTTGCGCCTCATCGGGCCGATGATCTTGACGTTCGCGAGTTCCGCGGCGAAGCGGGCCTCGCGCAGGACGCTCAGCACAACCTCGTTGGCCCGCGCCACCGCCCGCCCGTGGTACTCCGGCGCGACGAGCGGCTTCAAGAGATGTTTGAGTTTGCATCCTTCGCGTCCCGGGTTTTCCCCGATCCGCGGCGGGCGGACCCTCATCTCATCGGCGAGCGCGCGGATTTCGGGCTTCCCGAGGTCGAGCAGCGGTGCGTAGTAGCCGTTGCATACCTTGAGGCCGAGCTGGCCCCATGTGTCGCTCCGGTTGGCCCCGGTGAGGACCTGACGTCCGCCGGAGACGGCCTTGACCATCCCCAGCTTGATCTCGCGCGTGCAGCGATTGCACGCAGGGCCGGCCGCCTGCACGCGATGCTGCTTGAACTGTCCCAGCAGGCACCGTTGTTGCAGGCCCAGCGATTCTGCGACCTCGAGCACGATCTCGTTGCCCCGCTTGTAGGCGTACTCCCCCATATTGACCGTGACGAGCAGTACGTGATCGGCGCCGAGGGCGTCGCGGGCCAGGGCAGCGACGACGGTACTGTCGAGACCGCCGCTGAACGCCACAACGACCGGAGCGCCCTGCGTCGTCGCGCGGATGTCCTGATTGAGGGCCGTGCGGATGTCCACGCTTCCAGGGTATCCGATCCACGGGCCGTTGTCACCGGGCCCTCCGCACCGGTGTGGTGGGAGGCGACAGAGGAGAAGAAATGGTTTGAAGTGAACAGCGGGTCAGGGGACCCCGCCGGGGGCCCCGGGAGGTGGGAAATGGGAAGGCGCGTCGTGACCCTGCTGTTGGTGGCGGTCTTCGCCGTCGGACTGTGGCCGGGGGCGGTGACCGGTCAAGCCAAGATTGCGATGACGTTCTGGAGCTGGCGGGGGGAGGACAAGGCGTTTTACGAGAGCATGATCAAGAAGTTCGAGGGCCAGAACCCAGGGGTGTCCATCGAGTTTCAGACGTACAAGCCGACGGAGTACAACACCGTCCTGTCCGCGGCCATGCAGGCCGGCAAGGGCCCCGACATCGTCCACCTGCGCGCCTACGGTGCGCTCCAGCCGTTCGCGAGGCCGGAGTTTCTCGTGCCGCTCGAGGACAAGGTCCCAGAACTGAAGACGTTTGCCCGCCAGTGGCTTGACGGCGCCCGGAGCCGCGCCGACGGCAAAGTGTACGGCGTGCCGTTTGCCGTCCAGACGTTGGTCATCTTCTATAATAAGAAGCTTTTCAAGAGCGCGGG contains these protein-coding regions:
- a CDS encoding 7-cyano-7-deazaguanine synthase, with product MDIRTALNQDIRATTQGAPVVVAFSGGLDSTVVAALARDALGADHVLLVTVNMGEYAYKRGNEIVLEVAESLGLQQRCLLGQFKQHRVQAAGPACNRCTREIKLGMVKAVSGGRQVLTGANRSDTWGQLGLKVCNGYYAPLLDLGKPEIRALADEMRVRPPRIGENPGREGCKLKHLLKPLVAPEYHGRAVARANEVVLSVLREARFAAELANVKIIGPMRRNIGLVNVRPIPQGAVRDRLVAALRDLKELDEVHVIEAPLTLVAKASAAIFNDPHARYWIERGRLAPDFAAPISVEWHPSANTRLGTFQIVDFRTAAQDPDRLPVSTS